Below is a genomic region from Brucella sp. BE17.
TGACGAGGCCCAGAAAATCTATGCTGAAGCCAATTTCGAATATCCGGTCAAGCCGGGTGCTCCGGTTGATCCGATCGTCGAGTCCTTTGGTGAGCTGAATATCGACAAGGTTCCGCTGACTGAGATCGTCAGCCATCGCAAGCAGGCGAGCGAACTAGTCGACAAAGTCGGCTTCGATAACTAAAAAACGGACGAGCCGTATAAACTGACGCCGGTGCCATGCACCGGCGTTTCCATATGCAGAGACCACCATGACCGATGCAGCAACACAAAGGCCTTATTTTCGCGCAGCAAGGGCGGGGCGGGCATGGCTTTGGGCATCTGCTCTGATCACTCTTCTGGTGCTGGCTCCGGTTTTGGCGCTCTTGCTGGAAGCCGTGCGGGGCTCGTCTGGCCTGTGGCAGCATCTGCTTTCAACCTTGCTGGCAACAGCTTTCACAGACACGGTGATTCTGCTTACGGGCGTCGGTGTGATCACGGCGCTTTTAGGCACCACAGCGGCGTGGCTCGTCACGGCCTATGATTTTCGCGGGCGCGCTGTTCTGGAATGGGCGCTGCTTTTGCCGCTCGCCGTGCCGACCTATATCGTAGCCTATGCCTATCTCGATATCCTGCACCCCATTGGCCCGGTACAGAGCGCTATTCGGTTCGTGCTTGGCTATGACACGCCGCGCCAGTTTCGCCTGCCCGATATTCGTTCGATGACCGGCTGCATCCTGCTTCTGGGCTTTGTGCTTTATCCTTACGTTTATATCCCGACGCGTGCCATGTTCCTCACGCAATCTGCAAGCCTCATCGATGCGGCGCGCACCCTTGGCGTTACACGGCGCGGCATTTTCTGGCGCGTGGCGTTGCCGCTGGCGCGTCCTGCGGTGGCTGTCGGCGTCAGTCTGGCCCTGATGGAAACCCTCAACGATGTGGGGGCTGCGGAATTTCTTGGCGTGCGCACGCTGACGGTGTCGATCTATACGACGTGGGTCACGCGCTCGGATCTGCCCGGTGCGGCACAATTGGCGCTCGCTCTGTTGCTCATCGTGGTTGCGCTGATCTCTCTTGAACGATGGGCGCGGCGCAAGCAGCGCTTTTCCTCGAACATCCGCCATTCGCGTGGTTTCGAACCGATGAAGGTGTCCACGCTTAAGGGATTTTGGCTCTTTGGTCTCGGAACGCTGCCGATCATCGCCGGGTTCGTCATGCCTGCCACTTATCTCGTCGTGGAGGCGGTCAAACGTGCGCGTTTCGCCGGGATTTCGCCGCGTCTGGCGGGCGAGGCGTTCAATACGATCATTCTGGCCTCAATTGCCACGGCCATCGTTTTGATATGCGGTATGGTCGTCGCCTATGCACTGCGCCTTTTTCCGGGCTCTGTCGCCCGCTGGTTCTACCGGCTTTCGACGATGGGTTATGCTGCCCCGGGCACGGTGATTGCCATCGGAATCCTTGTAGTTTCAGGAGGTTTCGACCAGATGATCAACCTGTTTGCGATGCAGGTTTTTGGTGTTTCGGCGGGACTGGTACTGATTGGGACGGGGGCAGCCGTAATCTATGCCTATTGTGCCCGGTTTCTCGCAATTGCGGCAGGTGGCATCGATTCCGGCCTTGAGCGCATTCCCTTGTCGCTTGATCACGCGTCGCGCACGCTTGGGCAAAGTGTTGCGGGCACGTTGCACGCTGTGCATCTGCCGCTTTCAAAGACGGCGATCATTGCGGCCGGACTGCTCGTCTTCGTCGATTGTGTCAAGGAATTACCAGCCACGCTGTTGTTGCGTCCGCTCAACATGGAAACCTTTGCCACACATCTTTACGGCGAGGCGGCACGCGGCACCTACGAGGAAGCCTCGATGGCCGCACTTGCCATTGTCGTGGTCGGAATATTGCCGGTAATTTTTTTGGCGCGCGTCGGACGTCGGCTAAGTTCTAAAGTTTGAGGCGGTTGTTACCGAAAATAGTTCAATTGCTCCCCTGTTTCCTTGTGGATATCCAAGGGCTTGCGGGGATTATGTAATAATTTCAACACGATATTTAGCGTGATCGCAATAATATTTGAGTTCCTTACCAGGAGCTTTTCATGCTTCTAACACGTTCAAGCCACAAATCGACGGCTCAATAGGGCTCGAGACAGTGACTTCTCTCCGGTTAGGGAGCGCGCTTCGGCGCTTCTCCACGAGTGCCGGTACAAGGTTGGATGATGGATATTATGTTTAATACACAAGAATGGTTGCCTGTCGAATTGCTCAATATTGGTATGGCTGCGGCGCTTTTCTTTGCCTGCCTCGTCCATTCCCTGTGGAAAGCGGTTTTCGATGAACTCAATCCGGTCTTCTGGCGCCGCACGGCTGCCGTTCTCTGGGGCGGCGTTCTGGTAGTGGCTGTTGGCGGAGGTGTTGAAACCTTCTCATGGCTGCAGCTCGTAGGCTGGGCGCTTGTTGTCATGGGCATTATGTCAACCGTTATCCGCACCGGTTTTTCCTATTATCGCCAGTATCAGGCGCATAATCCGCAAGCGCTCGCCAATCGCAGCACGCGCTTTTCGGGACGGTAATCACTATGTTTGCAAAGACAATTGAAATGCCTTTGCGCATTCACCGCCCCGGTAGCCTGCGTTCGTTCTTTATCCGTGCTTTTGGCTCTGTACGATCCCGTAAATATTCGTAGAGCGCGTGCCTGATCGGCAATAGGCAAGAACTGGGCCTTCCGCCTTTTCCAATGCTTCTGCCAGAGCATCAACATTTTCCTGCGTGAGCTGACCGCCGGTGACTGGGATATAATAAGTGGCAATACCGGCCTTCTCCGCCACGCGGGCAACTTCAGCAAAATCGGGCTGATCGGGGCCGCCTTCGCCATCGGGGCGGTTGCAGATGATGGTCTGAAAGCCTTCGGCTGCGATATCACGCACATCATCGGGTGAAATCTGAGCCGAAACGGCGTACTTGTTGTCTATATGGCGAATATCCATTTTGTCCTCGTGACTTGTTTGCTGGCACCATACAGAAAACCGGATATGATGCCACTTCAAATTGCTGGAGAGGATGGACCGGTTTGCAGGCGGGAAACGTGACGACACCAAAAACCAGTCAGAATGTGGTCAACCTCACCTATCGTGCTTCAGGCTTGGGGGAGGGGTACCGGATCGTAGCGGAAGAGGCTCCTGTTGCGCTCAGCTACAATGGCTCAACGCAGGCCGTGCTGATGGCAACCCCATCTGATCTTCACGATCTTGCCGTGGGCTTTAGTCTGACAGAAGGCATTATTCGTGACATCAGTGAAATCGAAAGATTGGAAGTCGTATCACTTTCCGAGGGCATTGATGTCCAGATGTGGCTAGATGATGTGCCGCAACAGCGGCTTGCCGAGCGTCGCCGCTTCATGGCCGGGCCGGTTGGATGCGGTCTTTGCGGTATTGATTCAATCGATCAGGCGATGCGCCCTCTTCCTGCCTTGCCGAAGGAGGTGAGGCGTTTTCATGCCGAGGATATCGGCGCGGCAATGCTGGCACTCACACAGGTCCAGAGCCTCAATTCCAAAACCCGTGCGGTTCATGGTGCGGGCTTTTATGTGCCTGACCAGGGTCTTGTTGCCGCCCGCGAGGATGTCGGGCGTCACAATGCGCTGGATAAGCTTGTAGGGGGGGTGATGCTTCAGAAGCCTGCGAACGTTTCCGATCGAGGGTGGACACTTGATCAGAGCATCACCGTGATCACCAGCCGTGTATCAGTCGAGATGGTCCAAAAGGCGGTCATACTGGGAACACCTGTGCTGGCAGCGATTTCCGCACCGACAGCTCTGGCTATTCGTACCGCCGAACAGGCCAATCTGACGCTCGTGGCGGTGGTGCGTGGAGATGAGTTCGACATCTACACGCATGGCGATCGCATCATCGCAGATTGATGAACCGACCCCGCTTGAACGGGGCCAGAATTTTTCAGACAATTTTTTAAACCAAAGCCGTGAGGCGGCTGCGCTCACTGGTTATCTGCAAGGCAGCGTTGGCCGCTTCGATACCCTTGATCTTGAAATGATTAAAGAAAAATTCGTGATGATCTGTGCCTGCGTGGAAATGGTGCGGGGTCAGAACGACGCTCAACACCGGCACTTCCGTTTCAAGCTGGACCTGCATCATGCCGTTGAGAACGGCGGTCGCGACAAAATCATGACGATAGATGCCGCCATCGACCACGAAAGCCGAAGCGACGATGGCCGAATATTGTCCGCTTTTCGCAAGTGTCTTGGCATGGAGCGGAATCTCGTAAGCACCAGGAACGTCAAAGACGTCCACGTCGACGGAACTGCCCGCCTTGGCGGCGATTTCCGCGATGAAACTCTTGCGCGATTCATCGACGATATCGGCGTGCCAGCGCGCCTGAATAAAGGCGATTTTGAAGGAAGATTTGTTCGGATAGCTCTGGTTCATAGGTTCCTCAAGAAACTAGAATCAGGGCGTAAAAAGAAACGAAAGAATCACGCCGAAAGCGTGAAACAACCGCTCATTTACTCTCTTTCATCCGGACTATACCGTCGGCTCCGGCATCGCACCGGATCTGCTGACCCTGAAAGATTTCAGGCGCTCGCGGGCTCAGAGAAGGTTCTCCATACCGCCGGTGGGGAATTGCACCCCGCCCCGAGAACAAGCCTGTGCAGGATTGCACGGGCAGATCGGAAAATACGCGTTCGCATTCATTCTGTCTATATATTGACGAAAATTTTTCTGCTCGCAAACGGTACGTTTACTGAGTTTTCATGCTTTCAGTCACAAGCTTTTGAGAACATTTTTACATAAGAGATATTTTTCTAATCCATTATGAAAAAAGCATAATTTCCACTTTAATTTATCTCGCAGGTTTTTCCGAATTAAATTTCCCGCTGTTTATTGTGGAAGGCGTATTGACACTCATCTGGAATTTTTGCCTATCTAAGGGCAGGCACTGTGTCTGGCGCGTAATGCACTTTCAAAAGACAACGTTGTCAATTATGGGTTGGATGACGTAAAGGCTGGTGGAGGACAGCGCGGAGATTGCTCTAGCAGGCGGGATTATATGGCAGAAATGGCTACTCCGGTCTGGTTACAGTAGCTGAGACGGGCATGAGCCGGAGGCGCGTAGCAGCCGGTGCCGGTTGGGGGCCACGGGGCG
It encodes:
- a CDS encoding iron ABC transporter permease, with translation MTDAATQRPYFRAARAGRAWLWASALITLLVLAPVLALLLEAVRGSSGLWQHLLSTLLATAFTDTVILLTGVGVITALLGTTAAWLVTAYDFRGRAVLEWALLLPLAVPTYIVAYAYLDILHPIGPVQSAIRFVLGYDTPRQFRLPDIRSMTGCILLLGFVLYPYVYIPTRAMFLTQSASLIDAARTLGVTRRGIFWRVALPLARPAVAVGVSLALMETLNDVGAAEFLGVRTLTVSIYTTWVTRSDLPGAAQLALALLLIVVALISLERWARRKQRFSSNIRHSRGFEPMKVSTLKGFWLFGLGTLPIIAGFVMPATYLVVEAVKRARFAGISPRLAGEAFNTIILASIATAIVLICGMVVAYALRLFPGSVARWFYRLSTMGYAAPGTVIAIGILVVSGGFDQMINLFAMQVFGVSAGLVLIGTGAAVIYAYCARFLAIAAGGIDSGLERIPLSLDHASRTLGQSVAGTLHAVHLPLSKTAIIAAGLLVFVDCVKELPATLLLRPLNMETFATHLYGEAARGTYEEASMAALAIVVVGILPVIFLARVGRRLSSKV
- a CDS encoding TIGR01244 family sulfur transferase; amino-acid sequence: MDIRHIDNKYAVSAQISPDDVRDIAAEGFQTIICNRPDGEGGPDQPDFAEVARVAEKAGIATYYIPVTGGQLTQENVDALAEALEKAEGPVLAYCRSGTRSTNIYGIVQSQKHG
- the fdhD gene encoding formate dehydrogenase accessory sulfurtransferase FdhD, coding for MTTPKTSQNVVNLTYRASGLGEGYRIVAEEAPVALSYNGSTQAVLMATPSDLHDLAVGFSLTEGIIRDISEIERLEVVSLSEGIDVQMWLDDVPQQRLAERRRFMAGPVGCGLCGIDSIDQAMRPLPALPKEVRRFHAEDIGAAMLALTQVQSLNSKTRAVHGAGFYVPDQGLVAAREDVGRHNALDKLVGGVMLQKPANVSDRGWTLDQSITVITSRVSVEMVQKAVILGTPVLAAISAPTALAIRTAEQANLTLVAVVRGDEFDIYTHGDRIIAD
- a CDS encoding 6,7-dimethyl-8-ribityllumazine synthase → MNQSYPNKSSFKIAFIQARWHADIVDESRKSFIAEIAAKAGSSVDVDVFDVPGAYEIPLHAKTLAKSGQYSAIVASAFVVDGGIYRHDFVATAVLNGMMQVQLETEVPVLSVVLTPHHFHAGTDHHEFFFNHFKIKGIEAANAALQITSERSRLTALV